From Bosea sp. NBC_00550, the proteins below share one genomic window:
- a CDS encoding trans-3-hydroxy-L-proline dehydratase — translation MRSSRIIHVVGCHAAGEVGDVIVGGVQPPPGETIWEQSRFIANDETLRNFVLNEPRGGVYRHVNLLVPPKDPRAQMGWIIMEPADTPPMSGSNAICVATVLLDTGILPMQEPRTDLVLEAPAGLIEISATCRNGKAEAISLRNVPSFAARLGATIEVAGLGTLSVDISYGGDSFVIVDAARLGFAIAPDEAREIAEIGMSITRAANEQLGFAHPGDTAWNHISFCQFAAPVERIDGVLTGRNAVAIRPGKIDRSPTGTGCSARMAVLHARGQLGVGERFVGLSIIGSRFDCEIESLTRIGDTPAVIPRITGSAWVTGTSQLMLDPDDPYPAGYRLSDTWPKL, via the coding sequence ATGCGCAGCAGCAGGATCATCCATGTCGTCGGCTGCCATGCGGCAGGCGAGGTCGGAGACGTCATCGTCGGTGGCGTGCAGCCGCCGCCGGGCGAGACGATCTGGGAACAGTCACGCTTCATCGCCAACGACGAGACCCTGCGCAACTTCGTCCTCAACGAGCCGCGCGGTGGCGTCTACCGCCACGTCAACCTGCTCGTCCCGCCCAAGGACCCACGTGCCCAGATGGGCTGGATCATCATGGAGCCGGCCGACACGCCGCCGATGTCCGGCTCCAATGCGATCTGCGTCGCGACGGTGCTGCTCGACACCGGCATCCTGCCGATGCAGGAGCCGCGCACCGACCTCGTGCTCGAAGCTCCGGCCGGGTTGATCGAGATCAGCGCCACCTGCCGAAACGGCAAGGCCGAGGCGATCAGCCTGCGCAACGTCCCCTCCTTTGCCGCACGGCTCGGCGCGACGATCGAGGTAGCCGGCCTCGGCACTTTGAGTGTCGACATCTCCTATGGCGGCGACAGCTTCGTCATCGTCGATGCCGCCCGCCTCGGCTTCGCGATCGCGCCCGACGAGGCGCGCGAGATCGCCGAGATCGGCATGAGCATCACCCGCGCCGCGAATGAACAGCTCGGCTTCGCCCATCCCGGCGACACCGCCTGGAACCACATCTCCTTCTGCCAGTTCGCCGCCCCGGTCGAGCGCATCGACGGCGTGCTGACCGGCCGCAATGCGGTGGCGATCCGCCCCGGCAAGATCGACCGCTCGCCGACCGGCACCGGCTGCTCGGCGCGGATGGCCGTGCTGCACGCGCGCGGACAGCTCGGCGTCGGCGAACGCTTCGTCGGCCTGTCGATCATCGGCTCGCGCTTCGACTGCGAGATCGAAAGCCTGACGCGGATCGGCGACACCCCGGCGGTCATCCCGCGAATCACCGGCAGCGCCTGGGTCACCGGCACCTCACAGCTCATGCTCGACCCCGACGACCCGTACCCAGCCGGCTATCGCCTCTCCGATACCTGGCCGAAACTGTGA
- a CDS encoding flavin reductase family protein → MSRADTTGGPGTRHPPSTANSGGQIVQLPRRGSHPPIHRAPAPGTPDPQSPSEVSMALVSLASQAPHAVGRSPARVEPALNDLGGEFRSALRHLAGGVSVITTGRGEDRTGLTVTSLSSLSAEPPTVMFGLNLSSSTFPVLKRHRSFGVNFLTAAQKEVADRFAGRNGEKGPARYAEARWNEGRTGAPLLEGALAALDCELEELIERHSHAIVIGRVREVRFGRNDAALLYWRGDYERLGWMAEEARTALGLRSL, encoded by the coding sequence ATGTCCCGAGCCGACACCACCGGCGGCCCCGGAACGCGCCACCCGCCCTCGACCGCCAACAGCGGCGGCCAGATCGTCCAGCTGCCAAGGCGCGGCAGCCATCCGCCGATCCACCGGGCGCCCGCGCCCGGCACCCCCGATCCGCAGTCCCCTTCAGAGGTTTCCATGGCGCTCGTCTCGCTCGCTTCCCAGGCCCCGCATGCTGTCGGCAGGTCGCCGGCGCGCGTCGAGCCGGCCCTCAACGACCTGGGAGGCGAGTTCCGTTCGGCGCTGCGTCATCTAGCGGGCGGCGTCTCCGTCATCACCACGGGGCGCGGGGAGGACCGGACCGGCCTGACCGTGACGTCGCTATCCTCGCTTTCGGCCGAGCCACCGACCGTGATGTTCGGGCTCAACCTGTCGTCCTCCACCTTCCCCGTGCTGAAGCGCCATCGCAGCTTCGGCGTGAACTTCCTGACCGCCGCGCAGAAGGAGGTCGCCGACCGCTTCGCCGGCCGCAACGGCGAGAAGGGCCCCGCCCGCTATGCCGAAGCGCGGTGGAACGAAGGCCGCACCGGAGCGCCGCTGCTCGAAGGCGCATTGGCCGCGCTCGATTGCGAGCTGGAAGAGCTGATCGAGCGGCACTCGCACGCCATCGTCATCGGACGGGTGCGCGAGGTCAGGTTCGGCCGCAACGACGCCGCCCTCCTCTACTGGCGCGGCGACTACGAGCGGCTCGGCTGGATGGCCGAGGAAGCCCGCACCGCGCTCGGCCTCCGCTCCCTCTGA
- a CDS encoding MsnO8 family LLM class oxidoreductase, whose translation MTYSLSLLDKSPILEGETAVAALQRTTTLVQTAERLGYRRFWLAEHHDFPGLASSAPEVLAAYLLARTQRIHIGTGGVLLPHYSPYKVAEIFNLLASLAPGRVDLGIGKAPGGLPLSTKALRVLHDPARSPSFEALLDELDAFLAPPSETPGPQEKARAFPMPPATPERFLLGASPDSGRQAGERGWQFVFAGHHNGDPKAIEASLEAYTKSGGSSAPLLAVAAFAAPTTEEALSLTENHRVVRLTLDNGQNLNLGSEEQAAEYARQAGAASYRTEIRTPHVLAGTPEQVRRELDALHARFGIAEFIIETPGALTAKRLASVTLLAGETPALAA comes from the coding sequence ATGACCTACAGCCTCAGCCTGCTCGACAAGAGCCCGATCCTCGAAGGCGAAACCGCCGTAGCGGCTCTCCAGCGCACCACGACCCTTGTCCAAACGGCCGAAAGGCTCGGCTATCGCCGCTTCTGGCTGGCCGAGCATCATGATTTCCCCGGCCTTGCCAGCTCGGCGCCCGAGGTGCTGGCCGCCTATCTGCTGGCGCGCACCCAGCGCATCCACATCGGCACCGGTGGCGTCCTGCTGCCGCATTACAGCCCGTACAAGGTCGCCGAGATCTTCAACCTGCTGGCTTCGCTGGCGCCGGGTCGCGTCGATCTCGGCATCGGCAAGGCGCCCGGCGGCCTGCCTCTGTCGACCAAGGCCCTTCGCGTCCTGCACGACCCGGCGCGCTCGCCGTCGTTCGAGGCCCTGCTGGATGAGCTCGACGCTTTCCTGGCCCCGCCATCCGAGACACCCGGCCCACAGGAGAAGGCCCGCGCCTTCCCGATGCCGCCCGCGACGCCGGAGCGCTTCCTGCTCGGCGCGAGCCCCGACAGCGGCCGCCAGGCCGGCGAGCGCGGCTGGCAGTTCGTCTTCGCCGGCCACCATAACGGCGACCCGAAGGCGATCGAAGCCAGCCTCGAAGCCTACACCAAGTCCGGCGGCTCATCCGCGCCTCTGCTTGCCGTTGCGGCCTTCGCCGCCCCGACTACCGAGGAGGCGCTGAGCCTCACGGAGAACCATCGCGTCGTCCGGCTCACGCTCGACAACGGCCAGAACCTCAATCTCGGCAGCGAGGAGCAGGCGGCGGAATATGCCCGCCAGGCCGGCGCGGCCTCCTACCGCACCGAGATCCGCACGCCGCACGTTCTCGCCGGCACGCCCGAGCAGGTGCGCCGCGAGCTGGATGCCCTGCACGCCCGCTTCGGCATCGCCGAGTTCATCATTGAAACGCCGGGCGCCCTCACCGCCAAGCGCCTCGCCTCCGTCACGCTGCTCGCCGGCGAGACGCCGGCGCTGGCGGCCTGA
- a CDS encoding LLM class flavin-dependent oxidoreductase: MSRTRLTFGLMLQGAGSHMNAWRHPSNPPDASVNLDFFIRNARKAEENGIAFAFVADGLYINEKSIPHFLNRFEPLTILSALATSTSKLGLVGTVSTSYSDPFTIARQFASLDLLSGGRAGWNAVTSPLEGSGRNYSRPHPEHALRYEIAHEYLDIAKGLWDSWDDDAFLRDRESGRFFDREKLHALNYKGRFFQVEGPLNIQRSPQGQPVIFQAGASDAGIGLAGRHADAVFANHVPLEEAQSFYRSIKTSAVAHGRLAEDVKVFPSAGPIVGRTQAEAEEKYRAIRDLISIEDALAYLGRFFDHHDFSAYPLDAPFPELGEIGKNSFRSTTDRIKRNAALKGQTLREAALEAATPRTDFIGSAEDVADRLIQRVETQAADGFILGFPVIAQGLDDFVELVIPVLEARGVYDRTLPGATLRDHLGLGRRESRYAVPSDAPFTRRAG, translated from the coding sequence ATGTCCCGCACCCGCCTCACCTTCGGCCTGATGCTCCAGGGCGCCGGCAGCCACATGAACGCCTGGCGCCACCCGAGCAACCCGCCGGACGCCAGCGTCAATCTCGACTTCTTCATCCGCAATGCCCGCAAGGCCGAGGAGAACGGCATCGCCTTCGCCTTCGTCGCCGACGGGCTCTACATCAACGAGAAGTCGATCCCGCATTTCCTCAACCGCTTCGAGCCGCTGACGATCCTCTCGGCGCTGGCCACGAGCACCAGCAAGCTTGGCCTCGTCGGCACGGTTTCGACCTCCTACAGCGACCCCTTCACGATCGCCCGGCAATTCGCCTCGCTCGACCTGCTCAGCGGTGGGCGCGCAGGCTGGAATGCGGTGACCTCGCCGCTGGAGGGCTCCGGCCGCAACTACAGCCGCCCGCATCCAGAGCACGCGCTACGCTACGAGATCGCACATGAATATCTCGACATCGCCAAGGGTCTCTGGGATTCCTGGGATGACGACGCCTTCCTCCGCGACCGCGAGAGCGGCCGCTTCTTCGACCGCGAGAAGCTGCACGCGCTCAACTACAAGGGCCGCTTCTTCCAGGTCGAAGGGCCGCTCAACATCCAGCGCTCGCCGCAGGGCCAGCCGGTGATCTTCCAGGCCGGCGCCTCCGATGCCGGTATCGGCCTCGCCGGCCGCCATGCCGACGCCGTCTTCGCCAACCACGTCCCGCTCGAGGAGGCGCAGAGCTTCTACCGCAGCATCAAGACGAGCGCGGTCGCCCATGGCCGCTTGGCTGAGGACGTCAAAGTTTTCCCGAGCGCAGGGCCTATCGTCGGGCGCACGCAGGCCGAGGCGGAGGAGAAGTACCGGGCGATCCGCGACCTGATCTCGATCGAGGATGCACTCGCCTATCTCGGCCGCTTCTTCGACCATCACGACTTCAGCGCCTATCCGCTCGACGCGCCCTTCCCGGAGCTCGGCGAGATCGGCAAGAACAGCTTCCGCTCAACCACCGACCGCATCAAGCGCAACGCCGCCCTGAAGGGCCAGACGCTGCGCGAGGCCGCGCTGGAAGCCGCGACGCCGCGAACGGACTTCATCGGCTCGGCCGAGGATGTCGCCGACAGGTTGATCCAGCGTGTCGAGACGCAAGCCGCCGATGGCTTCATCCTCGGCTTCCCGGTGATCGCCCAGGGTCTCGACGATTTCGTCGAGCTTGTCATCCCGGTGCTGGAAGCGCGCGGCGTCTACGACCGCACCTTGCCGGGCGCGACCCTGCGCGACCATCTCGGCTTAGGCCGTCGCGAGAGCCGCTACGCGGTCCCGTCGGATGCGCCCTTCACTCGCCGCGCCGGCTGA
- a CDS encoding GNAT family N-acetyltransferase: MADAFLYTTPLDPLAQPLVEQLTWEYASRYGDYFGEAPGAEMSRYPAELFAPPDGNFVLLLRDGRAIAGGAFKRYDERTAEMKRIWTHSDFRRQGLARRIVIELELQAVRQGYGRIFLTTGFRQPEAKGLYLETGYTPLFDVSVDPETYGKLPFEKELSVAPAALSRPPDTRSSLSAA; this comes from the coding sequence ATGGCCGACGCATTCCTCTACACCACCCCGCTCGATCCGCTCGCCCAGCCGCTGGTCGAGCAGCTCACCTGGGAATACGCCAGCCGCTACGGCGACTATTTCGGCGAGGCGCCCGGTGCCGAGATGAGCCGCTATCCGGCCGAGCTCTTCGCCCCGCCGGACGGCAACTTCGTCCTGCTGCTGCGCGACGGCCGGGCCATCGCCGGCGGCGCCTTCAAGCGCTACGACGAGCGCACCGCCGAAATGAAGCGCATCTGGACCCATAGCGATTTTCGCCGCCAGGGCCTCGCACGTCGCATCGTCATCGAGCTGGAATTGCAGGCCGTGCGGCAGGGCTACGGCAGGATCTTCCTGACCACCGGCTTCCGCCAGCCGGAGGCCAAGGGGCTCTATCTGGAAACGGGCTACACCCCGCTCTTCGACGTCTCGGTCGATCCGGAGACTTACGGCAAGCTGCCTTTTGAGAAGGAGCTCTCCGTCGCGCCGGCTGCGCTGTCGCGACCGCCGGATACTCGCTCGTCGCTCAGCGCTGCCTGA
- a CDS encoding amino acid ABC transporter permease/ATP-binding protein, producing MTLASDFAGLPAHAQTPAPNRDFSRYRIVPARYPARIIGTIFAGVVLFAVLNSVLANPRWGWDVFAEWFFAEPVLAGLGRTLLLTLLGTVFGFLLGTGLALARVSGSPLLASLSWGYVWLFRSIPLIVLLLILNNLGYLYSTVWLGIPFTEITFASWSTTQLITPFLAAVLGLTLNAAAFSSEIVRGGILSVDQGQLEAAAALGLPRRRQVSRIVLPQAMRSILPTAFNEVITLAKGTSQVYILALPELFYTIQVIYRRNLEVIPLLMVATVWYLVILSVLSFVQHHIERYYSRGALRNPPPSVIDRALRWLGRSRVPAAAGNGFASPAQAPAANGATSLSTLSRRSGGEIRISHVSKSFGSLKVLDDVNLALRPGSVTAIIGQSGSGKSTLLRSINHLERVDEGFIAIDGELIGYRQDGETLYELKEKDILTRRVDVGMVFQNFNLFPHLTAIENIVEAPVTVRGLSREQALAEARELLARVGLAEKADAYPRQLSGGQQQRVAIARALALRPKVLLFDEPTSALDPELVGEVLDVIKELARSGTTLVIVTHEIGFAREVADQVVFMEAGRILETGTPAQVFGNPHHLRTREFLAKVL from the coding sequence ATGACCCTCGCCAGCGACTTCGCGGGCCTGCCCGCGCACGCCCAGACCCCGGCGCCGAACCGCGACTTCAGCCGCTACCGCATCGTTCCGGCTCGTTATCCGGCGCGCATCATCGGCACCATCTTCGCAGGCGTCGTGCTCTTCGCCGTCCTGAACTCGGTGCTTGCGAACCCGCGCTGGGGCTGGGACGTCTTCGCCGAATGGTTCTTCGCCGAGCCGGTGCTGGCCGGGCTCGGCCGCACGCTGCTGCTCACCCTGCTCGGCACGGTCTTCGGCTTCCTGCTGGGCACCGGGCTAGCGCTGGCGCGGGTCTCCGGCTCGCCGCTGCTCGCCTCGCTGTCCTGGGGTTATGTCTGGCTCTTCCGCTCGATCCCCCTGATCGTGCTGCTGCTGATCCTGAACAATCTCGGCTATCTCTACAGCACGGTCTGGCTCGGCATCCCCTTCACCGAGATCACCTTCGCCTCCTGGTCGACGACGCAGCTGATCACGCCCTTCCTCGCCGCCGTGCTGGGGCTGACGCTCAACGCTGCCGCCTTCTCCTCCGAGATCGTCCGCGGCGGCATCCTCTCGGTCGACCAGGGGCAGCTGGAAGCCGCTGCCGCGCTCGGCCTGCCGCGCCGCCGCCAGGTCTCGCGCATCGTGCTGCCGCAGGCGATGCGGTCGATCCTGCCGACCGCCTTCAACGAGGTCATCACCCTCGCGAAAGGCACCAGCCAAGTCTACATCCTCGCGCTGCCGGAGCTGTTCTACACGATCCAGGTCATCTACCGGCGCAATCTGGAGGTGATCCCGCTGCTGATGGTGGCGACGGTCTGGTATCTCGTCATCCTCAGCGTCCTCTCCTTCGTCCAGCATCATATCGAGCGCTATTATTCGCGTGGCGCCCTGCGCAACCCGCCCCCTTCGGTGATCGACAGGGCGCTGCGCTGGCTCGGCCGCAGCCGCGTCCCGGCAGCAGCAGGCAACGGTTTTGCCTCCCCGGCACAGGCGCCGGCCGCGAACGGGGCAACTTCGCTCTCCACGCTCTCCCGGCGCAGCGGCGGCGAGATCCGCATCAGCCACGTCTCGAAGAGCTTCGGATCGCTCAAGGTGCTCGACGATGTCAACCTCGCGCTGCGTCCCGGCAGCGTCACCGCGATCATCGGCCAGTCCGGCTCCGGCAAATCGACCCTGCTGCGCTCGATCAACCATCTGGAGCGGGTGGACGAAGGCTTCATCGCCATCGACGGCGAGCTGATCGGCTACCGGCAGGACGGCGAGACGCTGTACGAGTTGAAAGAGAAGGACATCCTGACCCGGCGCGTCGACGTCGGCATGGTCTTCCAGAACTTCAATCTCTTCCCGCACCTGACCGCGATCGAGAACATCGTCGAGGCGCCGGTGACGGTGCGCGGGCTCTCCCGCGAGCAGGCCCTGGCCGAGGCCCGCGAGCTCCTCGCCCGTGTCGGCCTGGCCGAGAAGGCCGATGCCTATCCGCGCCAGCTCTCCGGCGGCCAGCAGCAACGCGTCGCCATCGCCCGCGCCCTCGCCTTGCGGCCGAAGGTCCTGCTCTTCGACGAGCCAACCTCGGCGCTCGATCCGGAGCTGGTCGGCGAAGTGCTCGACGTCATCAAGGAGCTCGCCCGCTCCGGCACGACCCTCGTCATCGTCACCCACGAGATCGGCTTCGCCCGTGAGGTCGCCGACCAGGTCGTCTTCATGGAAGCCGGGCGCATCCTCGAAACCGGCACTCCCGCCCAGGTCTTCGGCAATCCCCATCACCTCCGCACCCGCGAATTCCTCGCCAAGGTGCTCTGA
- a CDS encoding ABC transporter substrate-binding protein: MITRRDSLSLLAGAASAAILPARTFAQQAIDLSPEQAGRPRAQIDEAAIKLIAKDAKFVKDGVFTIANTAGRLPFGSYANDTRTIIGSEPDIGQLIADALGRKLEVLPTAWADWPLGVTSGKYDAVISNVTVTEQRKEKFDFSTYRKDLLGFYVKKDNEIVIREPRDVAGLKIIVSAGTNQEQILLRWNEANIKAGLKPVEPQYYDDDVVLYLALESGRADAYLGPNALLSFKAAQEGKTRLAGNFSGGWPVLAEIAVTTRKGAGLADAITHALNGQIKNGNYAKALARWNLSAEAIEESRANPPGLPKA, encoded by the coding sequence ATGATCACGCGACGCGATTCACTGAGCCTCCTCGCCGGCGCCGCCTCGGCTGCCATCCTCCCCGCCCGCACTTTTGCCCAGCAGGCGATCGACCTCTCGCCCGAGCAGGCGGGACGTCCGCGCGCACAGATCGACGAGGCCGCGATCAAGCTCATCGCCAAGGACGCCAAGTTCGTGAAGGACGGCGTCTTCACGATCGCGAACACCGCGGGGCGCCTGCCCTTCGGCAGCTACGCCAACGACACCCGGACGATCATCGGCTCCGAGCCCGATATCGGCCAGCTCATCGCCGATGCGCTCGGCCGCAAGCTCGAGGTCCTGCCGACCGCCTGGGCCGACTGGCCGCTCGGCGTCACCTCCGGCAAATACGACGCCGTCATCTCCAACGTCACCGTCACCGAGCAGCGCAAGGAGAAGTTCGACTTCTCGACCTATCGCAAGGATTTGCTCGGCTTCTACGTGAAGAAGGACAACGAGATCGTCATCCGCGAGCCGCGCGACGTCGCCGGCCTCAAGATCATCGTCTCGGCCGGCACCAATCAGGAGCAGATCCTGCTGCGCTGGAACGAGGCCAATATCAAGGCGGGGCTCAAGCCGGTCGAGCCGCAGTATTACGACGACGACGTCGTGCTCTATCTCGCGCTCGAATCCGGCCGCGCCGACGCCTATCTCGGCCCCAACGCATTGTTGAGCTTCAAGGCGGCGCAGGAGGGCAAGACCCGGCTCGCCGGCAATTTCTCGGGCGGCTGGCCGGTTCTCGCGGAGATCGCGGTGACGACCCGCAAGGGCGCCGGCCTCGCCGACGCGATTACCCACGCGCTCAACGGCCAGATCAAGAACGGCAACTACGCCAAGGCGCTCGCCCGCTGGAACCTCTCGGCCGAGGCGATCGAGGAATCGCGCGCCAACCCGCCCGGCCTGCCGAAAGCCTGA
- a CDS encoding ABC transporter substrate-binding protein, translated as MVPRRTLLSLLVGALGVAGLSPAFAQQAPFDLGPEQTGRIRAEKDPAVVAAVPKGFKFVEPGIFTVGISPGGPPLATYATDARTVVGADPDFAQLIADSLGLKLNLVPLAWADWPLGLTSGKYDAVISNVGVTEQRKEKFDFSTYRQGLHGFFVRADSKVASIKEPKDAAGLSFSVGGGTNQERILVEWSKSNVAAGLKPLELQLFDDEAARLVALRGGRVDVIVQPHAQLVFVAARDKDIKRVGTLSAGWPLKSDVAITTRKGSGLVDALTLATNNLIANGKYRQLLARWSLEEEALERSETNPPGLPKY; from the coding sequence ATGGTTCCGCGACGGACTCTCCTTTCGCTTCTCGTCGGTGCGCTCGGCGTGGCGGGTCTCTCGCCCGCCTTCGCCCAGCAGGCGCCTTTCGACCTCGGCCCCGAACAGACCGGCCGCATCCGCGCCGAGAAGGACCCGGCAGTCGTCGCCGCGGTCCCTAAGGGCTTCAAATTCGTCGAGCCCGGCATCTTCACGGTCGGCATCAGCCCGGGCGGGCCGCCGCTTGCGACCTATGCCACGGACGCGAGGACCGTGGTCGGAGCCGACCCGGACTTCGCCCAGCTCATTGCCGACAGCCTCGGCCTGAAGCTCAACCTCGTGCCGCTCGCCTGGGCCGACTGGCCGCTCGGCCTGACCTCCGGCAAATACGACGCCGTCATCTCCAATGTCGGCGTCACCGAACAGCGCAAGGAGAAGTTCGACTTCTCGACCTATCGCCAGGGCTTGCACGGCTTTTTCGTCAGGGCCGACAGCAAGGTCGCCAGCATCAAGGAGCCGAAGGATGCAGCCGGCCTGAGCTTCAGCGTCGGCGGCGGCACCAATCAGGAGCGCATCCTGGTCGAATGGAGCAAGAGCAACGTCGCCGCCGGCCTGAAACCGCTGGAACTGCAGCTCTTCGACGATGAAGCCGCACGCCTCGTCGCGCTGCGCGGCGGCCGGGTCGATGTCATCGTCCAGCCCCATGCCCAGCTCGTCTTCGTCGCCGCCCGCGACAAGGACATCAAGCGCGTCGGGACGCTCAGCGCCGGCTGGCCGCTGAAATCAGACGTCGCGATCACCACGCGCAAGGGCAGCGGCCTCGTCGATGCACTGACGCTCGCCACCAACAACCTCATCGCCAACGGCAAATATCGCCAGCTGCTCGCACGCTGGAGCCTCGAAGAGGAAGCTCTCGAACGCTCCGAGACCAATCCACCCGGCCTGCCCAAGTACTGA
- a CDS encoding LLM class flavin-dependent oxidoreductase, translating to MTKLSIRQIAFLTPGNYDDVDPRAGLEDTLRLFEHGEALGFDSAWVRQRHLEPGLSSAATFLAAATQRTSRIGLGTAVIQMGYENPFRLAEDLSLVDVLSGGRLNVGLSAGPPPFGKLLGDRFFDGDPAAIDFSHARVARLAANIAGEWLGDPETRITSAAGEHRPRLRPHAPGLRQRLWYGGGSLRSARWAAETGFQLRVGNINTGEETNDFFETQRRHIETFRELWRGEGTPRIAVGRVIVPLDGADASTRQRYRDYAASRHARTLAPQGGRRTLFAPDLVGTAAELIEKLAADPILPLVDTLRLELPYNFRIEDYRQIIGDFARLIAPALGWRGGAELKGAA from the coding sequence ATGACGAAACTCTCGATCAGGCAGATCGCCTTCCTGACTCCCGGCAACTACGACGATGTCGATCCGCGCGCCGGGCTCGAAGACACGCTCAGGCTCTTCGAGCACGGCGAGGCGCTCGGCTTCGACAGTGCCTGGGTGCGCCAGCGCCATCTCGAACCTGGCTTGTCCTCGGCGGCGACCTTTCTCGCCGCCGCGACACAGCGCACCAGCCGGATCGGGCTCGGCACCGCCGTCATCCAGATGGGCTACGAGAATCCGTTCCGGCTGGCGGAGGATCTCTCGCTGGTCGATGTCCTCTCCGGCGGCCGGCTGAACGTCGGGCTCAGCGCCGGGCCGCCACCCTTCGGCAAGCTGCTGGGCGATCGCTTCTTCGACGGTGATCCGGCGGCGATCGACTTCTCGCATGCGCGCGTCGCCAGGCTCGCGGCCAATATCGCCGGCGAGTGGCTCGGCGATCCCGAGACGCGCATCACCTCGGCCGCCGGCGAGCATCGGCCCCGGCTGCGACCGCATGCCCCCGGACTGCGCCAGCGGCTCTGGTATGGCGGCGGCTCGCTGCGCTCGGCGCGCTGGGCCGCCGAGACCGGTTTCCAGCTGCGCGTCGGCAACATCAACACCGGCGAGGAAACGAATGACTTCTTCGAGACGCAAAGGCGCCATATCGAAACGTTCCGCGAGCTTTGGCGCGGCGAAGGAACACCGCGCATCGCCGTCGGCCGGGTCATCGTCCCGCTCGACGGTGCCGATGCGTCAACCCGGCAGCGCTATCGCGACTACGCCGCCAGCCGCCATGCCCGCACCCTCGCCCCGCAGGGCGGGCGGCGGACGCTGTTCGCGCCGGATCTGGTCGGCACCGCGGCCGAGCTGATCGAAAAGCTCGCGGCTGACCCGATCCTGCCGCTCGTCGACACGCTGCGGCTGGAGCTGCCGTATAATTTCCGCATCGAGGATTACCGCCAGATCATCGGCGATTTCGCTAGGCTGATCGCTCCGGCGCTCGGCTGGCGCGGAGGAGCGGAGCTGAAGGGCGCCGCCTGA
- a CDS encoding DUF2891 domain-containing protein, with the protein MTASALTEEIAVRFARIALGHVRREYPNKPDHTLAGPQDARTPSELHPVFYGSYDWHSCVHSYWMLARLLRRYPKMEAAAEIRALFDAQLVVDKVAIECAYLAAPTARGFKRPYGWGWLLKLAAELKGLDDGRWGRALAPLAEVFAQRFRDFLPIATYPVRVGTHFNTAFGLRMAADYAAATDDGAFLTLLRETALRWYGADVDCPAWGEPSGDDFQSSALIEAECMRRLMLPEAFLPWFERFLPHLARSEPAILFKPATVTDRTDGKIAHLDGLNLSRAWCWGALAAALPPDDARRPITKDAARRHLDAGLPHIAGDYMVEHWLATFAVLAIEER; encoded by the coding sequence ATGACCGCTTCCGCCTTGACCGAAGAGATTGCCGTCCGCTTCGCCCGGATCGCGCTCGGCCATGTCCGCCGGGAATATCCGAACAAGCCGGACCATACGCTGGCCGGGCCGCAGGATGCGCGCACGCCGAGCGAGCTCCATCCAGTCTTCTACGGGAGCTATGACTGGCACTCCTGCGTGCACAGCTACTGGATGCTGGCCCGCCTGCTGCGGCGCTATCCTAAGATGGAAGCAGCCGCCGAGATCAGGGCGCTGTTCGACGCGCAGCTCGTTGTGGACAAGGTGGCGATCGAATGCGCCTATCTCGCCGCGCCGACCGCGCGCGGCTTCAAGCGGCCCTATGGCTGGGGCTGGCTGCTAAAGCTCGCCGCGGAGCTGAAAGGGCTCGACGACGGCCGCTGGGGCAGGGCGCTGGCGCCGCTCGCTGAAGTCTTCGCCCAGCGCTTCCGTGACTTCCTGCCGATCGCGACCTATCCGGTGCGTGTCGGCACGCATTTCAACACGGCCTTCGGCCTGCGCATGGCTGCCGACTATGCGGCGGCGACCGATGACGGCGCGTTCCTGACGCTGCTGCGCGAGACGGCGCTGCGCTGGTATGGGGCGGATGTCGATTGCCCGGCCTGGGGCGAGCCGAGCGGCGACGACTTCCAGTCATCCGCCCTGATCGAGGCGGAGTGCATGCGCCGCCTGATGCTGCCGGAAGCGTTCCTGCCGTGGTTCGAGCGTTTCCTGCCGCACCTTGCACGGAGCGAGCCTGCGATCCTGTTCAAGCCGGCGACCGTGACCGACCGCACCGACGGCAAGATCGCGCATCTCGACGGCCTCAATCTCAGCCGCGCCTGGTGCTGGGGCGCGCTCGCCGCGGCCCTGCCGCCGGACGATGCGCGACGCCCCATCACCAAGGACGCCGCGCGGCGTCACCTCGATGCGGGGCTGCCTCATATCGCGGGCGATTATATGGTCGAGCACTGGCTTGCCACCTTCGCCGTGCTCGCGATCGAGGAGCGCTAG